From the Lolium rigidum isolate FL_2022 chromosome 2, APGP_CSIRO_Lrig_0.1, whole genome shotgun sequence genome, one window contains:
- the LOC124693218 gene encoding protein CPR-5-like, translated as MDGAHAAGDSPEASSSASSTGSASRRSRKHRAFHLRRRPLSVRAGGGGGGGSGSKGATGDGVQDLALPLGMSFAAVLAQVLNKSSGSGNGLQPDYLSKMCTSAVKESLTNIYGDRFDSFMGNFEKSFGSTLRTLHLLNEAPVYEQDIPQCSHGDGSPVTETKLSGAESQGPISGVQQSPLVNSMNKQIILHAGVNQQLVQLPRSRSSPECDQDILNVFERSLNEQVRSNELKELEIGLNMRRLQLKQSHLALSSYSHMLEKIKISMGFQKAAFREEKLKTQMEDTRHAEFLKRLIDMLLTAVVFMSACFGYGTYIYSYQRITAVTAACAAASRESKSWWMPNSVSTFNSGLLFFRCHLIASTRIFFGILMVLLIAWLIFQRSAMTGSNMPITFNLVLLGGVCGFAGRFCVDTLGGDGNIWLIFWEILCAIHLLGNSYPSLLHRGLHGPISVTHRSKAVGLPYWVRRYIFYAAVALILPCLAGLLPFASLSDWTEHAVESIKSRFTGSDIET; from the exons ATGGACGGGGCCCACGCCGCCGGCGACTCGCCTGAGGCGTCCTCCTCGGCGTCTTCCACCGGCTCGGCCTCCCGGCGCTCGCGGAAGCACAGGGCGTTTCACCTGCGGCGGCGGCCGCTGTCCGTCCGGgcaggagggggcggcggcggtggcagcggaAGCAAGGGAGCAACCGGCGACGGCGTGCAGGACCTCGCCCTGCCTCTGGGGATGTCCTTCGCGGCGGTTCTTGCCCAG GTTTTGAATAAAAGCAGTGGTTCTGGAAACGGATTACAACCTGATTACCTTTCAAAG ATGTGTACCTCCGCGGTGAAGGAGTCTTTAACAAAT ATATATGGCGACAGATTTGACAGTTTCATGGGAAACTTCGAGAAATCATTTGGCAGTACACTGAGGACGCTTCATCTACTCAATGAGGCACCTGTCTATGAGCAAGATATCCCTCAATGTTCTCACGGTGATGGTAGTCCTGTGACTGAGACCAAATTGAGTGGCGCTGAATCACAAGGCCCGATATCTGGTGTCCAGCAGAGCCCACTCGTGAATTCCATGAATAAGCAGATTATTCTTCATGCTGGTGTCAATCAACAACTGGTTCAGCTACCTCGTAGCAGATCTAGCCCAGAGTGTGATCAGGACATTCTTAATGTATTTGAGAGATCTCTGAATGAGCAAGTTCGTTCAAATGAGCTCAAAGAACTTGAAATAGGACTTAATATGAGAAGGTTACAGCTAAAGCAATCTCATTTGGCTCTCAGCTCCTACTCACACATGTTAGAGAAGATCAAAATCTCGATGGGATTTCAGAAAGCTGCTTTCAGAGAGGAGAAATTAAAGACTCAAATGGAAGACACAAGACATGCAGAATTTCTCAAGAGGCTTATAGATATGCTTCTTACAGCAGTGGTTTTTATGTCTGCCTGTTTCGGATATGGAACATATATTTATTCGTATCAGCGGATAACCGCTGTTActgcagcttgtgcagctgctTCAAGG GAGTCCAAATCCTGGTGGATGCCAAATTCTGTATCAACTTTCAACTCAGGATTGCTATTTTTCAGATGTCATTTGATTGCATCAACAAGGATATTTTTTGGCATCTTGATGGTTCTATTGATTGCTTGGTTGATATTCCAGCGTTCTGCAATGACTGGATCCAACATGCCAATAACATTCAATCTTGTGTTATTGGGAGGTGTTTGTGGTTTTGCTGGAAGGTTCTGCGTGGACACACTGGGTGGGGATGGAAATATTTGGCTCATCTTCTGGGAGATCCTTTGTGCCATCCATTTACTTGGAAACAGTTACCCATCTCTTCTGCATCGTGGTCTTCACGGTCCTATTTCTGTGACACACAGATCCAAGGCTGTCGGTTTGCCGTATTGGGTTCGCCGGTACATATTTTACGCTGCAGTGGCCTTGATCCTTCCATGCCTGGCTGGTTTGTTGCCGTTTGCGTCCCTATCAGACTGGACGGAACATGCAGTTGAATCTATAAAGTCCAGATTTACTGGAAGCGACATTGAGACttga